A window of the Syntrophaceae bacterium genome harbors these coding sequences:
- the lysS gene encoding lysine--tRNA ligase has protein sequence MEESELLKIRREKVAELAARGIDPYPNGIRVGDTAASLAERFGALDKDAFQGIEETFSLGGRIMAIRDFGKGAFVSLQDRTGRIQGFIRRDGIGPEAFDLFKSLDVGDIVFLNGKIMKSRTGELTLEARELRLLAKSVRPLPEKWHGLTDVETRYRQRHLDLIANPSSREVFLKRSRIIRLIRQFMDDHDFLEVETPMMQPRAGGAVARPFKTFHNALGMDLFLRIAPELYLKRLVTGGLERVYEINRNFRNEGVSTFHNPEFTMMEFYQAYATFEDLMDFTEKLFVFIAFDLSGGTRITYQGTEVDMTPPWRRVRVRDAVMESLGVDRETLEDASRCAALARSLGIETKDDDPPGKILMALFEEKVEASLVQPTFVTHYPVEVSPLSRRNNNEPSLVDRFELYICGKEIANAFSELNDPADQRERFLQQLREREAGDEEAHEMDEDYIRVLEYGMPPTAGEGIGIDRLVMLFTDSASIRDVILYPQMRQKDA, from the coding sequence ATGGAAGAAAGCGAACTTCTGAAGATAAGACGGGAAAAGGTGGCCGAGCTGGCCGCCCGCGGAATCGATCCGTACCCCAACGGGATCCGCGTCGGGGATACCGCCGCGTCTCTCGCCGAGCGATTCGGAGCCCTGGACAAGGATGCCTTCCAGGGAATCGAGGAAACCTTCAGCCTGGGCGGCCGGATCATGGCCATCCGGGACTTCGGCAAGGGGGCCTTTGTGTCCCTCCAGGACCGGACCGGCAGGATCCAGGGATTCATCCGCCGCGACGGCATCGGCCCCGAGGCCTTCGATCTCTTCAAATCGCTCGATGTCGGCGACATCGTTTTTCTGAACGGGAAGATCATGAAGAGCAGGACCGGCGAATTGACCCTTGAAGCAAGGGAGTTGCGCCTCCTCGCCAAGTCGGTGCGGCCCCTGCCGGAAAAGTGGCACGGCCTGACGGACGTCGAGACCCGTTACCGGCAGCGTCACCTGGACCTGATCGCCAACCCCTCATCACGGGAAGTCTTCCTCAAGCGGAGCAGGATCATCCGCCTGATCCGCCAGTTCATGGACGACCACGACTTCCTGGAGGTGGAAACACCCATGATGCAGCCCCGGGCGGGGGGAGCCGTCGCCCGTCCCTTCAAGACCTTCCATAACGCCCTGGGGATGGATCTATTTCTCCGCATCGCGCCGGAGCTTTATCTCAAGCGGCTGGTCACGGGAGGACTGGAGCGGGTCTACGAAATCAACCGGAACTTCCGCAACGAAGGCGTCTCCACCTTTCACAATCCCGAATTCACCATGATGGAGTTCTACCAGGCCTACGCCACCTTCGAAGACCTGATGGACTTTACGGAGAAATTGTTTGTTTTCATTGCGTTCGACCTTTCCGGGGGAACGCGCATCACCTATCAGGGAACGGAGGTCGACATGACGCCTCCCTGGCGCCGGGTACGCGTCCGGGACGCCGTCATGGAAAGCCTCGGCGTCGACCGGGAAACCCTGGAGGATGCATCCCGGTGCGCCGCCTTGGCCCGATCCCTCGGGATCGAGACAAAGGATGACGATCCTCCCGGCAAGATTCTCATGGCTCTCTTCGAGGAAAAGGTCGAAGCCAGCCTTGTCCAGCCGACCTTCGTGACCCATTACCCCGTGGAGGTTTCACCTCTTTCCCGTCGGAACAACAATGAGCCGTCGCTCGTGGACCGGTTCGAACTGTACATCTGCGGGAAGGAGATCGCCAACGCCTTCTCCGAGCTCAACGATCCCGCTGACCAGCGGGAACGGTTCCTCCAGCAGCTTCGGGAACGGGAGGCGGGCGACGAGGAGGCCCACGAGATGGACGAAGACTACATCCGGGTCCTGGAATACGGCATGCCCCCGACGGCGGGGGAGGGAATCGGCATCGACCGGCTTGTCATGCTCTTCACAGACTCGGCCTCCATCCGGGACGTGATCCTGTACCCCCAGATGCGCCAGAAAGACGCCTGA
- the bamA gene encoding outer membrane protein assembly factor BamA yields the protein MTKTRSDVVRGLLGLFIALFLITNPHPISAQEPKKIALLPFEVFSGTQRDLLQESIFSALYAELAKTKGIMPVDREMILKQVAGRPLNEERALAVGKETGALYSIIGSVSEFGELISVDAKIIDIQQGKVLPGVFAQGRGLEGIPAMVSRLKGDLLLRIGEVQRIARVDFKGNQKIENSAIVQVIKSARGNVYSELDLSGDIKAIYKMGYFDDVKADTSTTPEGVAITFILVEKALISQIQFTGNKAIDKDELLSNMSVKTRQVLNPEKLAADITKLKNLYEGKGYYNAEITYKVEKAGEKDTRIVVDIQENKKIYVERISFEGNRTFTAKELRKQMKTTEWDFLHVFTDSGLLKKDELRQDVARLSAYYLNNGFIQAQVADPVITHDAKGIYIKIPINEGKRFRVGTVSITGDTLEVSRKQLMDRLEIKKKEFYDRSAIIKDIEALTKAANDEGFAYADVHPQTDIREKDLSVDVTYKIYKGILVYFNRITFTGNTKTRDKVMRRLLSIVEGDLYNSTNLKNSYTALERTRYFEEINFQTEKGPAENLTDVRIHIKEKATGMFSIGAGYSGQDNLAFMAEISQQNFLGRGQTLKVKTSLSSTRTWFEVQFIEPWLFDLPLYSNWNAWHSEKEWDYYNVNSTGGGFNLGYPLWEFFSGNIGYTYTIDEVKDINVYAPQYIQDYAGTYRTGIITVGINRDTTDDNFFPTRGSRNGVSVGYASKLLGGTTSYVKTTLLSQWFFGLPLDTVFSVRGRAGYLAPSEGESIPLFERFTLGGMNSLRGLKDIGPTDSTGLYVIGGTTFLCFNFEYLFPLIKEAGIKGVVFYDTGNAWDTYSFGSDFRHTTGAGIRWYSPLGPLRLEWGYVLDPKDGESKSRWEFAIGMFM from the coding sequence ATGACGAAAACGCGATCTGACGTTGTCCGAGGCCTTCTCGGATTATTTATCGCACTCTTCCTCATCACCAACCCGCACCCCATTTCCGCGCAGGAACCCAAAAAAATCGCACTGCTTCCCTTCGAGGTCTTCAGCGGAACACAGCGGGACCTCCTCCAGGAATCCATCTTCAGCGCCCTGTATGCCGAGCTGGCCAAGACCAAAGGGATCATGCCGGTGGACCGGGAAATGATTCTCAAACAGGTGGCCGGCAGGCCGCTGAACGAGGAAAGGGCCCTAGCGGTCGGGAAAGAGACGGGCGCCCTGTACTCCATCATCGGCAGCGTGTCCGAGTTCGGAGAGCTCATCAGCGTTGATGCGAAAATCATCGATATTCAGCAGGGAAAGGTGCTGCCGGGGGTCTTCGCCCAGGGAAGGGGACTGGAGGGCATTCCGGCAATGGTTTCCCGCCTCAAGGGAGATCTCCTGCTCCGGATCGGAGAGGTTCAGCGGATTGCCCGTGTGGACTTCAAAGGTAACCAGAAAATCGAGAACAGCGCCATCGTCCAGGTTATCAAAAGCGCCCGGGGCAATGTCTACTCCGAGCTCGACCTGTCCGGCGACATCAAGGCCATCTACAAGATGGGATATTTTGATGACGTGAAGGCCGACACGTCCACAACCCCGGAGGGGGTGGCCATCACGTTCATCCTGGTGGAAAAGGCCCTCATCTCGCAGATCCAGTTCACCGGGAACAAAGCCATCGACAAGGATGAGCTTCTGTCGAACATGAGCGTAAAAACGCGGCAGGTCCTCAATCCCGAAAAGCTGGCGGCCGATATCACCAAGCTCAAGAACCTTTACGAAGGCAAGGGGTACTACAACGCCGAGATCACATATAAAGTGGAAAAAGCGGGAGAGAAGGACACCCGCATCGTGGTGGACATCCAGGAGAACAAGAAGATCTATGTGGAGAGGATTTCCTTCGAAGGAAACCGGACCTTCACGGCAAAAGAGCTCAGGAAGCAGATGAAGACGACGGAATGGGACTTCCTTCACGTCTTCACCGATTCGGGTCTTCTCAAGAAAGACGAACTGCGGCAGGACGTCGCCAGGCTCAGCGCCTATTACCTGAACAACGGGTTCATCCAGGCCCAGGTGGCGGATCCGGTTATCACCCACGATGCCAAAGGCATCTACATCAAGATCCCCATCAACGAGGGAAAGCGATTTCGGGTGGGAACCGTGTCGATCACCGGCGACACGCTGGAAGTCTCCAGGAAGCAGCTGATGGACAGGCTGGAGATCAAAAAGAAGGAGTTCTACGACCGCTCGGCCATCATCAAGGACATCGAGGCCCTGACCAAGGCCGCCAACGACGAGGGATTCGCCTATGCGGACGTCCATCCCCAGACCGATATCCGGGAGAAGGACCTGTCGGTGGATGTAACCTACAAGATCTACAAGGGAATCCTGGTTTACTTCAACCGCATCACCTTCACGGGAAACACGAAAACCCGGGACAAGGTCATGCGACGGCTTCTGTCCATCGTCGAGGGAGATCTCTATAACAGCACAAACCTGAAGAACAGCTATACGGCCCTGGAACGGACCCGGTACTTTGAAGAGATCAACTTCCAGACGGAAAAAGGCCCTGCGGAAAACCTGACGGACGTCCGGATCCACATCAAGGAGAAAGCCACGGGGATGTTCAGCATCGGCGCCGGTTACAGCGGCCAGGACAACCTGGCCTTCATGGCGGAGATTTCACAGCAGAACTTCCTGGGCCGGGGACAGACTCTGAAGGTGAAGACCAGCCTATCCAGCACCAGAACCTGGTTCGAGGTGCAGTTCATCGAGCCGTGGCTGTTCGACCTGCCGCTTTACAGCAACTGGAACGCCTGGCATTCGGAGAAGGAATGGGATTATTACAACGTCAATTCAACGGGCGGGGGCTTCAACCTGGGATACCCCCTGTGGGAATTCTTCAGCGGCAATATCGGCTACACGTATACGATCGACGAAGTGAAAGACATTAACGTGTACGCACCCCAGTATATCCAGGATTACGCAGGCACATACCGGACGGGAATCATCACCGTCGGCATCAACCGGGACACGACGGATGACAACTTCTTCCCCACCCGGGGATCCCGGAACGGCGTTTCCGTAGGCTACGCCAGCAAGCTCCTGGGAGGAACAACGAGTTACGTCAAGACCACGCTGTTGTCGCAATGGTTTTTCGGTCTCCCCCTGGATACGGTCTTCAGCGTGCGGGGGCGGGCCGGATACCTGGCCCCGAGCGAAGGAGAGAGCATCCCTCTCTTCGAGCGATTCACACTGGGAGGGATGAACTCCCTGAGGGGACTCAAGGACATAGGACCTACCGACTCGACGGGGTTATACGTCATCGGAGGGACGACGTTCCTGTGTTTTAACTTCGAGTATCTTTTCCCCCTCATCAAGGAAGCCGGCATCAAGGGGGTCGTCTTCTATGACACCGGCAATGCATGGGACACGTATTCCTTCGGCTCCGATTTCCGTCATACCACGGGAGCGGGAATCCGCTGGTACTCGCCGCTCGGTCCCCTGCGTCTCGAATGGGGTTACGTACTTGACCCAAAGGATGGTGAGTCCAAATCGCGATGGGAGTTCGCCATCGGCATGTTCATGTAG
- a CDS encoding OmpH family outer membrane protein: protein MKKAVVGAIAGVLLLALSAGAAWSVEKIGFINVQEAMLTSNAGKQMGEEMRKLIAKDRAVIEEKEKELRKLREELDKQRTVLTESALREKETTLQKKYRDYQVAAKDFEDELRAKEQEIFKKLFPEVLKIVRSIADKEKFTLILDPYVLQIPYFSAKEDITKRVVDEFNRTYKEKK from the coding sequence ATGAAGAAAGCGGTGGTTGGCGCGATTGCGGGAGTGCTTCTGCTGGCTCTGTCGGCCGGAGCGGCCTGGTCTGTGGAGAAGATCGGTTTTATCAACGTCCAGGAGGCCATGCTGACCTCCAACGCAGGCAAACAGATGGGCGAGGAGATGCGCAAGCTCATTGCCAAAGATAGAGCCGTCATCGAAGAAAAAGAAAAAGAACTCCGGAAGCTAAGAGAGGAGCTTGATAAACAGCGGACAGTCCTGACGGAATCGGCCTTGCGGGAGAAGGAAACCACCCTGCAGAAGAAATACCGGGATTATCAGGTCGCGGCAAAGGACTTCGAGGACGAACTGCGGGCCAAAGAGCAGGAGATCTTCAAAAAGCTGTTCCCGGAAGTCCTCAAGATCGTCCGTTCCATCGCCGACAAGGAGAAATTCACGCTGATCCTGGATCCTTATGTTCTCCAGATCCCTTACTTCAGCGCGAAAGAAGACATCACCAAGCGCGTCGTGGACGAGTTCAACCGGACTTACAAGGAAAAGAAGTAG
- the lpxA gene encoding acyl-ACP--UDP-N-acetylglucosamine O-acyltransferase translates to MNIHPTAVIAPDAQIAEGVEIGPYSIIGPSVTIGRNTVIGPHVVIESHTDIGEGNRIFQFASIGGLPQDLKYRGEETRVVIGNQNVIKEFVTINRSTVSDIGVTIMGDRNLIMAYCHIAHNCKLGNHVIMANAANLAGHIHVEDWAIIGGLTGVHQFIRIGAHAFVGGASAVAQDVPPFITVSGNRARPYGLNLIGLKRRGFSEPALRALRASYQLVFRSSLRLVEAIARIRTEVEDLPEVRQFVSFLENSQRGICR, encoded by the coding sequence ATGAACATCCACCCCACCGCCGTGATCGCCCCTGATGCGCAAATCGCCGAGGGCGTCGAGATCGGTCCCTACAGCATCATCGGCCCCAGCGTCACCATCGGCCGGAACACGGTTATCGGGCCCCATGTCGTCATCGAGAGCCATACGGACATCGGAGAAGGCAACCGGATCTTCCAGTTCGCTTCCATCGGCGGCCTGCCCCAGGACCTGAAATACAGGGGGGAAGAAACCCGGGTTGTTATCGGAAATCAAAACGTTATCAAGGAGTTCGTCACGATCAACCGCTCCACTGTTTCCGATATCGGCGTCACCATCATGGGGGATCGCAACCTGATCATGGCGTACTGCCACATCGCCCACAACTGCAAGTTGGGCAATCACGTCATCATGGCCAACGCGGCAAACCTGGCGGGACACATCCATGTGGAGGACTGGGCCATCATCGGCGGACTGACGGGAGTGCATCAGTTCATCCGCATTGGCGCCCACGCCTTTGTCGGGGGGGCATCCGCCGTGGCCCAAGATGTGCCGCCGTTCATCACCGTCTCGGGCAACCGGGCACGACCCTACGGGCTGAACCTGATCGGCCTCAAGCGACGAGGCTTCTCCGAACCGGCTCTAAGGGCCCTCCGGGCATCCTACCAACTGGTTTTCCGATCCTCTCTCCGGCTCGTCGAGGCCATCGCACGGATCCGGACGGAGGTCGAGGACCTCCCGGAGGTGCGTCAGTTTGTCTCCTTCCTGGAAAACTCCCAGCGGGGAATCTGCAGGTAA
- a CDS encoding lipoprotein-releasing ABC transporter permease subunit yields MSYESYISLRYLRAKRKQVFVSVITMISITGIFLGVAALIVVLAVMNGFESDLRNKILGINSHAVIMQYTGPMRNYRTVQEAVNSTPGVVASTPFIYSQAMLKNGDGISGVVLRGLSPEDAFRVISLGKMKEGSIEGLLPDRRNAAAIPKDRADLPGILVGKELAKHLGLYLYETVSVISPMGTSTPMGMVPRMKRFLVVGIFESGFYEYDSTLAYLSLRDCQTFLGMDDRVTGIEIKVNDLYRAAEIAKNIEKKLGFPYWARNWMEMNKNLFAALRLEKKVMFIILSLIVLVATFNIITTLIMVVMEKNKDIAILKSMGATSRSIMKIFILQGVTIGFIGTILGCAGGLLLAWNIEPVSSFIERFFGFKILPGDVYYLSELPSRVNYTDVGIIVIGTLLISFLSTLYPSWRASRLDPAEALRYD; encoded by the coding sequence ATGTCTTATGAATCGTATATCAGCCTCCGGTATTTAAGGGCCAAACGCAAGCAGGTCTTCGTCTCGGTCATCACGATGATTTCCATTACCGGGATCTTCCTGGGGGTGGCGGCCCTCATCGTGGTCCTGGCGGTCATGAACGGCTTCGAGTCGGATCTGCGCAACAAGATCCTGGGCATCAATTCCCACGCAGTCATCATGCAGTACACGGGACCGATGCGAAACTACAGGACCGTCCAGGAAGCCGTCAATTCCACCCCCGGCGTGGTGGCTTCGACGCCTTTCATTTATAGCCAGGCCATGCTGAAGAACGGCGATGGCATCAGCGGCGTGGTTCTCCGGGGGCTCTCCCCGGAAGACGCCTTCCGCGTCATCAGCCTCGGGAAGATGAAAGAGGGAAGCATCGAGGGGCTCCTTCCGGACCGCCGGAACGCCGCAGCGATTCCGAAGGACCGGGCGGACCTGCCGGGGATCCTCGTCGGCAAGGAACTGGCCAAGCACCTGGGGCTTTATCTGTACGAGACCGTGAGCGTCATCTCCCCCATGGGCACATCGACCCCGATGGGCATGGTCCCAAGAATGAAACGGTTCCTCGTGGTGGGCATTTTCGAATCCGGCTTTTACGAATATGACTCCACGCTGGCCTATCTTTCCCTTCGGGACTGCCAGACCTTCCTGGGAATGGACGACCGCGTCACAGGTATCGAGATCAAGGTGAATGATCTCTACAGGGCTGCGGAAATAGCCAAGAATATTGAGAAAAAACTCGGGTTCCCCTACTGGGCCCGCAACTGGATGGAAATGAACAAGAACCTCTTCGCAGCGCTCAGGCTGGAGAAAAAAGTAATGTTCATCATCCTGAGCCTGATCGTCCTCGTGGCGACCTTCAACATCATCACGACGCTCATCATGGTCGTCATGGAAAAAAACAAGGATATCGCCATTCTGAAATCGATGGGAGCAACTTCCCGGAGCATCATGAAAATCTTTATCCTCCAGGGGGTGACCATCGGCTTCATCGGTACGATCCTGGGATGCGCCGGCGGACTTCTTCTGGCCTGGAACATCGAACCCGTTTCCTCCTTTATCGAGCGCTTTTTCGGGTTCAAGATCCTGCCCGGCGACGTCTATTATCTCAGCGAGCTTCCGTCCCGGGTGAACTATACGGACGTGGGCATCATCGTAATCGGGACCCTGCTGATTTCGTTCCTGTCCACGCTCTATCCCTCATGGCGGGCATCCCGCCTGGATCCGGCGGAGGCCCTCCGTTACGACTGA
- a CDS encoding ABC transporter ATP-binding protein, with amino-acid sequence MIEVRNLEKTFIKNGQRIEVLKKMDLVIPTGESMAILGVSGAGKSTLMHILGTLDHPTTGKVLFDGADVFSWNENALASFRNRKIGFVFQFHNLLPEFTSLENTMMPALISGLSQREARKRAESILMDIGLGDRMTHKPGELSGGEQQRVAVARAVIMEPEVILADEPTGNLDTETGRKVEDLLMNLNRQRNITMVVVTHNRSLAKRMSRSVGLKDGKVLQHDENAI; translated from the coding sequence ATGATTGAAGTACGAAACCTGGAAAAGACGTTTATCAAGAACGGGCAGCGGATCGAGGTCCTGAAGAAAATGGACCTGGTCATCCCCACCGGGGAGTCGATGGCCATCCTGGGCGTCTCCGGGGCGGGGAAAAGCACGCTGATGCATATCCTGGGGACGCTCGATCACCCGACTACGGGCAAGGTCCTGTTCGACGGGGCGGACGTCTTCTCGTGGAACGAAAACGCACTGGCATCCTTCCGCAACCGGAAGATCGGCTTCGTGTTCCAGTTCCACAACCTGCTGCCGGAATTCACGAGCCTCGAAAACACGATGATGCCGGCCCTCATCTCCGGTCTCTCCCAACGGGAGGCCAGGAAGCGGGCCGAATCAATCTTGATGGATATAGGACTTGGTGATAGGATGACCCACAAGCCGGGAGAGCTTTCGGGCGGCGAGCAGCAGCGTGTGGCCGTGGCCCGAGCGGTCATCATGGAACCGGAGGTCATCCTGGCCGACGAACCCACCGGAAACCTCGACACGGAAACGGGACGGAAGGTCGAGGACCTGCTGATGAACCTGAATCGTCAAAGAAACATAACCATGGTCGTGGTGACCCATAACCGGTCCCTGGCGAAACGGATGTCCCGAAGCGTTGGCCTGAAGGACGGAAAGGTGCTCCAGCATGACGAAAACGCGATCTGA
- the lpxD gene encoding UDP-3-O-(3-hydroxymyristoyl)glucosamine N-acyltransferase — MKRTVHEIAAHVGGVVHGDANALIERVRGIDEAGEGDLTFVANRKYRSRLKTTGATAVLIAPGTEEPGRTLIVVADPYVAFGEALALFHPREPERPGIHERAFVDGNARVSPEASIHPGAAVSRGAEIGGGAVLYPGVYVGPEAVIGEGSVLYPNVTVYDRCLIGRRVILHAGVVVGSDGFGFARPGWENIKIPQVGIVQIDDDVEIGANTTIDRGTLGRTWIQKGAKIDNLVQIAHNVVIGENAIVVSQAGISGSTTVGRGVMIGGQAGLVGHIRVGDHAMVAARAGIHKDVPAATIVAGAPHMPHREWLRLEATIPKLPAMRKQLIELARKLEVLEKKLEGRNS; from the coding sequence TTGAAACGGACCGTTCACGAGATTGCCGCCCATGTGGGCGGTGTCGTTCACGGGGATGCGAACGCCCTGATCGAACGCGTGCGGGGAATCGACGAGGCCGGGGAAGGAGACCTGACCTTCGTTGCCAACCGCAAGTACCGATCCCGGCTCAAGACCACCGGGGCGACGGCGGTTCTCATTGCACCCGGGACCGAGGAGCCCGGCCGGACCCTGATCGTTGTCGCGGACCCTTATGTCGCTTTCGGCGAGGCACTGGCTCTTTTCCATCCCCGGGAACCGGAGCGGCCGGGCATTCACGAGCGGGCATTCGTCGATGGGAACGCCCGGGTTTCTCCCGAGGCCTCCATCCATCCCGGAGCGGCCGTCAGCCGGGGAGCCGAAATTGGGGGCGGGGCCGTCCTGTACCCGGGTGTTTATGTTGGTCCCGAGGCGGTCATCGGCGAGGGATCGGTACTGTACCCCAATGTGACCGTCTATGACCGTTGTCTCATCGGAAGGCGGGTCATCCTGCACGCGGGTGTCGTCGTGGGGAGCGACGGTTTCGGATTCGCCCGGCCTGGCTGGGAGAATATAAAAATCCCCCAGGTCGGAATCGTCCAGATCGATGACGACGTCGAGATCGGCGCCAATACGACCATCGATCGGGGAACCCTGGGGCGAACCTGGATCCAAAAAGGCGCCAAGATCGACAACCTGGTTCAGATCGCTCACAATGTGGTCATCGGAGAAAATGCCATTGTCGTATCCCAGGCGGGCATTTCCGGCAGTACGACCGTGGGCAGGGGGGTCATGATCGGGGGGCAGGCCGGCCTGGTGGGCCATATCCGGGTGGGAGACCATGCCATGGTGGCGGCCCGCGCCGGGATTCACAAGGACGTCCCAGCAGCAACCATCGTGGCCGGGGCTCCCCATATGCCTCACCGCGAATGGCTGCGGCTGGAGGCCACCATCCCGAAACTTCCGGCCATGAGGAAGCAGCTCATCGAACTGGCCAGAAAGCTGGAAGTGCTGGAAAAGAAACTGGAAGGACGGAATTCATGA